The stretch of DNA GCACGATCTCGATCAGCCATTTCGGGTTTGCCAGCCTGGCCTCGACCGTCGCGCGAGGCGGCGAGTTGCCTGGCGCAACCCACCTGTCCCAGACGACATTCATCGCATCCATATTCTTGATGTCTGAGAGGAAGATCTGGCATTGCAGAATCATCGCCTTGTCGGAGCCGACCTCCTTCAGAAGGCCGTCAATCTGGGCGAGCACCTGCTGCGTCTGACCTTCGATGCCGGCATCTGGATCCTGCGGCACCTGGCCGGCGAAGTAGGCGACCTGGCTGTGAACGGCGACTTTCGACAGCCGAGGCCCGACTTTGATTCTCTGGATGGACATGGGTTTCG from Variovorax sp. PBL-E5 encodes:
- a CDS encoding RidA family protein, which encodes MSIQRIKVGPRLSKVAVHSQVAYFAGQVPQDPDAGIEGQTQQVLAQIDGLLKEVGSDKAMILQCQIFLSDIKNMDAMNVVWDRWVAPGNSPPRATVEARLANPKWLIEIVLSAAVA